A window of the Melospiza melodia melodia isolate bMelMel2 chromosome 25, bMelMel2.pri, whole genome shotgun sequence genome harbors these coding sequences:
- the RAB13 gene encoding ras-related protein Rab-13 has translation MAKAYDHLFKLLLIGDSGVGKTCLVIRFAEDNFSSTYISTIGIDFKIRTVDIDGKKIKLQVWDTAGQERFKTITTAYYRGAVGIVLVYDITDEKSFENIQNWMKSIKENASAGVERLLLGNKCDMEGRRKVQRDAAEKLAKEHGIRFFETSAKSSQNVEEAFCTLARDILHKSFSKAPPGSSSRALLEPGPPRKAGGRCSLG, from the exons ATGGCCAAGGCCTACGACCACCTCTTCAAGCTGCTGCTGATCGGGGACAGCGGCGTGGGCAAGACCTGCCTCGTCATCCGCTTCGCCGAGGACAACTTCAGCAGCACCTACATCTCCACCATCG GCATCGACTTCAAGATCCGCACTGTGGATATCGATGGGAAGAAGATCAAGCTGCAGGTCTG GGACACGGCGGGACAGGAACGCTTCAAAACCATCACCACGGCCTATTACCGCGGAGCCGTG GGCATCGTCCTGGTGTACGACATCACGGACGAGAAATCCTTCGAGAACATCCAGAACTGGATGAAAAGCATCAAGGAG aaCGCCTCGGCCGGGGTGGAGCGGCTCCTCCTGGGCAACAAGTGCGACATGgaagggaggaggaaagtgcagcGGGACGCGGCCGAGAAG CTGGCCAAGGAACACGGGATTCGCTTCTTCGAGACCAGCGCCAAGTCCAGCCAGAACGTGGAGGAG gcttTCTGCACGCTGGCGCGGGACATCCTGCACAAATCCTTCAGCAAAGCC CcccccggcagcagcagcagggccctgctggagccCGGCCCCCCCCGGAAGGCCGGCGGGAGATGCTCCCTGGGGTAG
- the RPS27 gene encoding small ribosomal subunit protein eS27, translated as MPLAKDLLHPSPEEEKRKHKKKRLVQSPNSYFMDVKCPGCYKITTVFSHAQTVVLCVGCSTVLCQPTGGKARLTEGCSFRRKQH; from the exons atgcct CTCGCCAAGGACCTGTTGCACCCGTCTCCCGAGGAGGAGAAGCGCAAGCATAAGAAGAAGCGGCTGGTGCAGAGCCCCAACTCGTACTTCATGGACGTCAAGTGCCCCG GCTGTTACAAGATCACGACCGTGTTCAGCCATGCCCAGACCGTGGTGCTCTGCGTGGGCTGCTCCACGGTGCTGTGCCAGCCCACGGGGGGCAAGGCTCGGCTCACCGAGG GCTGCTCGTTCCGGCGGAAGCAGCACTGA
- the JTB gene encoding protein JTB, whose protein sequence is MGPGGLAVLLAVLSGLRPAASAAAASEERPASPAVATPCWRVEQFVVAQECTRCSGFEMKTIPACGPTGFIEKINCASSHRDEYKSCRSAALEAQRFWRFVGSALGVAAAAAALVVLRQRVLDRRALEKVRKQIESI, encoded by the exons ATGGGGCCCGGCGGCCTCGCAGTGCTGCTGGCGGTGCTGAGCGGGCTGCG cccggCGGCGTCGGCGGCGGCAGCGAGCGAGGAGCGGCCcg CGAGCCCCGCGGTGGCCACGCCGTGCTGGCGAGTGGAGCAGTTCGTGGTTGCCCAGGAGTGCACGCGGTGCTCCGGCTTCGAGATG AAAACGATCCCGGCGTGCGGCCCCACCGGCTTCATCGAGAAAATCAACTGCGCCTCGTCCCACCGGGATGAGTACAAGAG CTGCCGCTCGGCCGCGCTGGAGGCTCAGCGCTTCTGGCGCTTCGTGGGCTCCGCTCTGggcgtggcggcggcggcggcggcgctcgtGGTGCTGCGGCAGCGCGTGCTGGACCGGCGGGCGCTCGAGAAGGTCCGCAAGCAGATCGAGTCCATTTAG
- the CREB3L4 gene encoding cyclic AMP-responsive element-binding protein 3-like protein 4, which translates to MEAPELPEPDGLFPDPASLPVPVLGFQILTLPEDDGSGTEELLGLTVNPDIACGLGTGPEPPRPEGPPPVLLEVVCDLHPSLFPGTQLAPQPDPQTTLRLTEEERRLLAQEGVTLPGALPLTQAQERLLKKVRRKIRNKQSAQDSRRRKKEYLDELESRAAACSALNQELRKKVQELETSNGSLLRQLQALIKETSTKPAQTGTCVLILFLSLGLILLPSSSPFRRDGDRDGLGPTGVISRNILMRREPGAAAEFPFPRWMSGPEPGPGAEDGGGEGPGDGIPVPRRDPGTNSSRQDAGTGGTRGHGDEM; encoded by the exons ATGGAGGCACCGGAGCTCCCGGAACCCGACGGGCTCTTCCCAGATCCCGCCTCGctcccggtgccggtgctggGCTTCCAGATCTTGACGCTCCCGGAGGATGAT GGCAGCGGCAccgaggagctgctggggctgacggTGAACCCCGACATCGCCTGCGGGCTCGGCACCGGCCCGGAGCCCCCCCGGCCCGAGGGGCCCCCGCCGGTGCTGCTGGAGGTGGTTTGTGACCTGCACCCCTCGCTGTTCCCCGGCACGCAGCTGGCCCCGCAGCCCGACCCCCAAACCACG CTCCGGCTGACGGAGGAGGAGCGGCggctgctggcacaggaggggGTGACCCTGCCCGGGGCGCTGCCCCTCACCCAG GCCCAGGAGCGGCTCCTGAAAAAGGTGCGGAGAAAGATCCGGAACAAACAATCGGCGCAGGACAGccggaggaggaagaaggaataCCTGGACGAGCTGGAGAGCAG GGCGGCCGCGTGCTCGGCCCTGAACCAGGAGCTGCGGAAAAAGGTGCAGGAGCTGGAAACGAGCAACGG GTCTCTCCTGCGGCAGCTCCAGGCGCTGATCAAGGAAACCTCCACCAAGCCCGCCCAGACCGGCACCTGTGTCCTG ATCCTGTTCCTGTCGCTGGGGCTGATCCtgctgcccagctccagcccgtTCCGCCGGGACGGCGACCGGGACGGCCTCGGGCCCACCGGAG TGATCTCCAGGAACATCCTGATGCGGCGGGAACCGGGAGCGGCCGCGGAATTCCCGTTCCCCCGGTGGATGTCGGGGCCAGAGCCGGGACCGGGAGCAGAGGACGGAGGCGGGGAGGGGCCTGGGGATGGAATTCCCGTCCCCCGGAGGGATCCGGGCACCAACTCCTCCAGGCAGGACGCGGGGACAGGAGGGacgcggggacacggggatgaGATGTGA
- the LOC134429467 gene encoding uncharacterized protein LOC134429467 isoform X1 has product MGYWDHRGHWDHWDWVLGPQGSLGSLGWGTGTTGVTGITGIGYWDHRGHWDDWDRARGSLGSGNGITGITGIAYWDHWHHKDHRDRLDHVMGSLGSQDHWDWVPGSLGSLGSQGSLGSLQLDGGIIGIRHRDRGDQVQGSLGSQGSLELGTRVIGITRIIGITGITGIPLSESQGSQRSGAGMTEIIGIGYQDDWDHWDHWDQVLGSLGSLGLGARIIRITRITWNTGIRYWDHRGRWDQVLGSLGSLESQGSLGLGTRITEIIGIGYQDDWDHWDHWDQVLGSQRSLELGTGITGIPGITEIIGIWYWDHWDHRDLWDHGFLPLELLRCRTSISLPSVTLLGLQIFHGK; this is encoded by the exons atggggTACTGGGACCACAGGGGtcactgggatcactgggattggGTACTGGGACCACAGGGGtcactgggatcactgggatggggTACTGGGACCACAGGGGtcactgggatcactgggattggGTACTGGGACCACAGGGGTCACTGGGATGACTGGGATCGGGCACGGGGTTCATTGGGATCAGGTAATGGAatcactgggatcactgggattgcGTACTGGGATCATTGGCATCACAAGGATCACAGGGATCGTTTGGATCATGTaatgggatcactgggatcacAGGATCATTGGGATTGGGTACCAGGGTCATTGGGATCACTGGGCTCACAGGGATCACTGGGATCACTGCAATTGGATGGTGGGATCATTGGGATCAGGCACAGGGATCGTGGGGATCAGGTACAAGGATCACTGGGTTCACAGGGATCATTGGAATTGGGTACCAGGGTAATTGGGATCACAAGGATCATTGGGATTACTGGGATTACTGGGATCCCATTATCAGAATCCCAGGGATCACAGAGATCAGGTGCTGGGATGACAGAGATCATTGGGATTGGGTACCAGGAtgactgggatcactgggatcactgggatcag gtactgggatcactgggatcatTGGGATTGGGTGCCAGGATAATTAGGATCACAAGGATTACATGGAACACTGGGATCAGGTACTGGGATCACAGAGGTCGTTGGGATCAGGTACTGGGATCATTGGGATCACTGGAATCACAGGGATCATTGGGATTGGGTACAAGGATCACAGAGATCATTGGGATTGGGTACCAGGAtgactgggatcactgggatcactgggatcagGTACTGGGATCACAGAGGTCATTGGAATTGGGTACTGGGATCACAGGAATCCCTGGAATCACAGAGATCATTGGGATCTGGTACTGGGATCAC TGGGATCACAGGGATCTCTGGGATCATGGGTTCctccctctggagctgctgcgATGCCGGACATCGATTTCCCTCCCCAGCGTGACGCTGCTGGGATTGCAGATATTCCATGGAAAATAA
- the LOC134429467 gene encoding uncharacterized protein LOC134429467 isoform X2 gives MGYWDHRGHWDHWDWVLGPQGSLGSLGWGTGTTGVTGITGIGYWDHRGHWDDWDRARGSLGSGNGITGITGIAYWDHWHHKDHRDRLDHVMGSLGSQDHWDWVPGSLGSLGSQGSLGSLQLDGGIIGIRHRDRGDQVQGSLGSQGSLELGTRVIGITRIIGITGITGIPLSESQGSQRSGAGMTEIIGIGYQDDWDHWDHWDQVLGSLGSLGSLGSLESQGSLGLGTRITEIIGIGYQDDWDHWDHWDQVLGSQRSLELGTGITGIPGITEIIGIWYWDHWDHRDLWDHGFLPLELLRCRTSISLPSVTLLGLQIFHGK, from the exons atggggTACTGGGACCACAGGGGtcactgggatcactgggattggGTACTGGGACCACAGGGGtcactgggatcactgggatggggTACTGGGACCACAGGGGtcactgggatcactgggattggGTACTGGGACCACAGGGGTCACTGGGATGACTGGGATCGGGCACGGGGTTCATTGGGATCAGGTAATGGAatcactgggatcactgggattgcGTACTGGGATCATTGGCATCACAAGGATCACAGGGATCGTTTGGATCATGTaatgggatcactgggatcacAGGATCATTGGGATTGGGTACCAGGGTCATTGGGATCACTGGGCTCACAGGGATCACTGGGATCACTGCAATTGGATGGTGGGATCATTGGGATCAGGCACAGGGATCGTGGGGATCAGGTACAAGGATCACTGGGTTCACAGGGATCATTGGAATTGGGTACCAGGGTAATTGGGATCACAAGGATCATTGGGATTACTGGGATTACTGGGATCCCATTATCAGAATCCCAGGGATCACAGAGATCAGGTGCTGGGATGACAGAGATCATTGGGATTGGGTACCAGGAtgactgggatcactgggatcactgggatcag gtactgggatcactgggatca CTGGGATCATTGGGATCACTGGAATCACAGGGATCATTGGGATTGGGTACAAGGATCACAGAGATCATTGGGATTGGGTACCAGGAtgactgggatcactgggatcactgggatcagGTACTGGGATCACAGAGGTCATTGGAATTGGGTACTGGGATCACAGGAATCCCTGGAATCACAGAGATCATTGGGATCTGGTACTGGGATCAC TGGGATCACAGGGATCTCTGGGATCATGGGTTCctccctctggagctgctgcgATGCCGGACATCGATTTCCCTCCCCAGCGTGACGCTGCTGGGATTGCAGATATTCCATGGAAAATAA
- the LOC134429469 gene encoding cathepsin S-like: MEPLAPAALLALLVLALGHPDPALDRHWELWKKSYGKEYHPQEDLLRRLTWEKNLWLVTLHNLEHSLGLRSYTLGMNHLGDMTSEEVAASLTGLQLRPRPRRNSAFPARPRPVGDIPEALDWRDKGCVTEVKNQGACGSCWAFSAVGALEAQLKLKTGNLVSLSVQNLVDCSGMYGNKGCAGGLMTDAFQYIIDNGGIESEESYPYTAQNGTCHYNASARAASCSRFVELPEGDEAALRDAVATVGPVAVAIDATRPSFFLYRSGVFDDPQCSQEKLNHAVLVVGYGSLENKEYWLVKNSWGVHFGDAGYIRMARNASNLCGIASYASYPLI, encoded by the exons ATGGAGCCGCTGGCTCCCGCCgccctcctggccctgctggtgctGGCCCTGGGACACCCCGACCCCGCGCTGGACCGGCACTGGGAGCTCTGGAAAAAATCCTACGGCAAGGAATATCACCCCCAG GAGGATTTGCTCCGTCGCCTGACGTGGGAGAAGAACCTGTGGCTGGTGACCCTCCACAACCTGGAGCACTCCCTGGGGCTCCGCTCCTACACGCTGGGCATGAACCACCTGGGGGACATG ACCAGCGAGGAGGTGGCAGCATCGCTGACGGGGCTCCAGCTCCGTCCCCGTCCCCGCCGGAATTCCGCGTTCCCAGCCCGACCCCGGCCTGTTGGGGACATCCCCGAGGCTCTGGACTGGCGGGACAAGGGCTGTGTGACCGAGGTGAAGAACCAG GGCGCCTGCGGATCCTGCTGGGCCTTCAGCGCCGTGGGAGCGCTGGAGGCGCAGCTGAAGCTGAAAACCGGGAATTTGGTGTCCCTGAGCGTCCAGAACCTGGTGGATTGCTCCGGGATGTACGGGAACAAGGGCTGCGCCGGCGGGCTCATGACGGACGCGTTCCAGTACATCATCGACAACGGCGGCATCGAGTCCGAGGAGTCCTATCCCTACACGGCTCAG AACGGGACGTGCCACTACAACGCCTCCGCCCGCGCCGCCTCCTGCTCCCGCTTCGTGGAGCTGCCCGAGGGCGACGAGGCCGCGCTCAGGGACGCCGTGGCCACCGTGGGCCCCGTGGCCGTGGCCATCGACGCCACCCGGCCCAGCTTCTTCCTCTACCGCTCCG GCGTGTTTGACGACCCCCAGTGCTCGCAGGAGAAGCTGAACCACGCCGTGCTGGTGGTGGGATACGGctccctggaaaacaaggaaTATTGGCTGGTGAAGAACAG CTGGGGCGTGCATTTCGGGGACGCCGGGTACATCCGCATGGCCCGCAACGCCTCCAACCTCTGTGGCATCGCCAGCTACGCCTCCTACCCGCTCATCTAG